One window of Pseudacidobacterium ailaaui genomic DNA carries:
- a CDS encoding glucoamylase family protein encodes MAEDITSDLHTTQTFPGLREAAHNAVQSWQVTHRPQGKGGFTRRMEAARDSLELLFANLEAYKPGPDAGPDPLLEIRENPRLFRAVILEAFSLRRKVEHLPRIVTPTGEEPRAAAVAAAFLDAAHFSWSAEALLVFLDEIQKGDALGLEELWTLPTMFKLLLLEWVLSQASARLQAPGPGVTGPADMLRARIQTLRDIGFADWASLIEQSVVFEPVLQQDPAQAYACMDFDSREQYRKRVAEIARFAEATELEVARCALEMAREAQQQQIPDPRLHLRRSHIGYYLIDKGFRDLARRVHYSPPFLEQLRIRLQRNADDFYIGSIEVLTVLLIAAILLPLVPTYPIFGGLAVAFVLMLLPVTQGAVDLVNNTVTLLFKARALPKLDFSAGIPAEYATLVAVPTLLLNEKQTRELVQDLEVRFLANQDPHLHFALLTDLPDSITRPRENDTDPLVDLAVSLIRDLNERYKSPKHGSFFLLHRHRLFNAKQGVWMGWERKRGKLLDLNKFLLGTFDAFPVKAGNLEVLKQVRYIITLDSDTQLPRGSAHAMVGAMAHPLNRAIIDPERRIVTDGYGILQPRVGVSVHSASRSRLASIYSGQTGFDIYTRAISDVYQDLYGEGIFTGKGIYEAATLHAVLDRRFPRNALLSHDLIEGAYARAGLATDIEVIDDYPSHYSAYTRRKHRWVRGDWQIVQWLFSRVPDESGRYVRNPISTISRWKIFDNLRRSLVEPMTMVLLVAGWMGLPGGPLYWTLVTLLLLFLPPFVQLLFSAARALASEQQGALREAFLGFLQSAFIALLNLIFLPHQTLLTVDAIVRSLVRRFITGQRLLEWETAAEAETAAKRTTPVDRYLALIPLFTILLAVIILAVSPLALLVAAPILLLWGFSGGITYWLNQPPRDEARRLSKSNEAFLLEQALRIWRYFYQFGGESHHFLIPDNVEEDGLYEAARVSPTNLGLLLNARQAAVEFGFLTVPEFAALTHSSFATMAKLEKHRGHLLNWYDTRTLRPFEPAFVSTVDNGNLVASLYTLRGGALSVLKTPLVSSRLFQGLHTFSTLLQKETSGLEKGHAAPPGPSAAAEAWIAWIMQADPEAWSKLPIKEKGDPWWAAEMQVRIRAAQTIVEDYMPWLLPEFAPLRSVAQLGLREDTIFPALEDAAAFADQLISRLGRAWATDEEADSNLFLGEKLRTLLPAARERLRGLEQSIRAIAEESSRLIDEMDFSFLLQKGRMLLSIGYDVAAQKVHTACYDLLASEARIASFVAIAKGDVPQQVWFKMARMHTMAYGRMVLLSWTGTMFEYLMPALWMRSYPDTLVSRSLCAAVKVQQAFGREHRIPWGISESGYADKTEDGHYHYQAFGIPQLALKYDATAGPVVSPYSTFLALGVDPAESIRNLHRMASQGWVGAFGFYEAADYIHSRKNPQLAREWMAHHQGMSLLALLNLLHEDAAKQWFHANPELQATELLLHEKPISEAALKHEYQQFSPRKLKKAG; translated from the coding sequence ATGGCAGAAGACATTACATCCGACCTTCACACAACGCAAACTTTCCCCGGACTACGCGAGGCCGCGCATAACGCCGTGCAGAGCTGGCAGGTGACCCATCGGCCCCAGGGCAAAGGTGGTTTTACACGGCGCATGGAGGCCGCGCGCGATTCCCTTGAGCTTTTATTTGCCAACCTGGAAGCCTACAAACCAGGGCCAGACGCAGGACCGGACCCGCTGCTTGAAATCCGCGAAAATCCTCGTCTCTTCCGGGCCGTGATCCTGGAGGCCTTTTCCCTTCGCCGCAAAGTGGAGCATCTGCCGCGCATCGTCACACCTACCGGTGAAGAGCCCCGCGCTGCCGCCGTGGCGGCGGCATTTCTGGATGCTGCGCATTTTTCCTGGTCGGCCGAGGCACTGCTTGTTTTCCTCGATGAAATCCAGAAGGGCGACGCGCTCGGTCTGGAAGAACTTTGGACGCTTCCCACCATGTTCAAGCTGCTGCTGCTTGAGTGGGTCCTCTCGCAGGCAAGCGCCCGCCTCCAGGCCCCCGGCCCAGGCGTGACAGGCCCCGCCGACATGCTGCGCGCCCGCATCCAGACACTCCGGGACATTGGTTTTGCCGACTGGGCGTCCCTGATTGAGCAGTCCGTTGTTTTTGAACCGGTCCTGCAGCAAGACCCCGCACAGGCCTATGCCTGTATGGATTTCGACAGCCGCGAGCAATACCGCAAGCGTGTGGCCGAAATCGCCCGTTTTGCAGAGGCCACTGAGCTGGAGGTCGCCCGCTGCGCGCTGGAGATGGCCCGGGAAGCGCAACAGCAGCAGATCCCAGACCCGCGCCTGCACCTGCGCCGCTCACACATCGGTTATTACCTTATCGACAAGGGATTCCGTGACCTGGCCCGGCGCGTCCATTACAGCCCGCCTTTCCTGGAGCAGTTACGGATCCGCTTGCAGCGCAATGCGGACGATTTTTATATCGGCTCCATCGAAGTGCTGACGGTCCTGCTGATTGCGGCCATTCTGCTTCCTCTGGTGCCCACTTATCCCATCTTCGGCGGACTTGCGGTCGCTTTCGTTCTCATGCTGCTGCCGGTCACCCAGGGCGCGGTGGATTTAGTCAACAACACAGTGACCCTGCTCTTTAAGGCGCGTGCCCTGCCCAAGCTGGACTTCAGCGCAGGCATTCCCGCCGAGTATGCCACGCTGGTGGCCGTTCCAACCCTGCTCCTCAACGAAAAGCAGACCCGCGAACTGGTGCAGGACCTTGAGGTGCGTTTCCTCGCCAACCAGGACCCTCATCTGCATTTCGCCCTGCTGACGGACCTGCCTGACTCGATTACACGTCCGCGCGAAAATGACACCGACCCGCTGGTAGACCTTGCCGTTTCACTGATTCGCGACCTGAACGAACGCTACAAATCGCCCAAGCATGGATCTTTTTTCCTGCTCCACCGCCATCGCCTCTTTAATGCCAAACAGGGCGTCTGGATGGGATGGGAGCGCAAGCGGGGCAAGCTGCTGGACCTGAATAAATTTCTCCTGGGCACCTTTGACGCCTTTCCGGTCAAGGCAGGCAATCTGGAAGTACTGAAGCAGGTGCGGTATATCATCACGCTCGATTCCGACACACAGCTTCCGCGCGGATCGGCCCATGCCATGGTGGGGGCCATGGCGCATCCGCTGAACCGCGCCATCATTGATCCCGAGCGACGCATCGTGACAGATGGTTATGGCATTTTACAGCCGCGTGTGGGGGTCAGCGTGCATTCCGCATCGCGGTCCCGCCTGGCCTCAATTTATTCCGGCCAGACTGGTTTTGATATCTATACCCGCGCCATTTCTGACGTGTATCAGGACCTCTACGGCGAAGGCATCTTCACCGGGAAAGGCATCTATGAAGCCGCCACACTGCACGCGGTCCTGGACCGCCGTTTTCCTCGCAATGCGCTGCTCAGCCATGACCTGATTGAAGGCGCATACGCACGCGCGGGCCTGGCCACCGACATCGAAGTCATTGACGATTATCCTTCGCACTACTCGGCTTATACGCGGCGGAAGCACCGCTGGGTGCGGGGCGACTGGCAAATTGTGCAGTGGCTCTTTTCCCGCGTTCCGGACGAGTCCGGACGCTATGTGCGCAATCCCATTTCGACCATTTCGCGCTGGAAGATCTTCGACAATCTGCGCCGTTCCTTAGTCGAGCCGATGACGATGGTGCTGCTGGTCGCCGGGTGGATGGGGCTTCCGGGCGGTCCTCTTTACTGGACCCTGGTGACTCTGCTTCTACTCTTCCTGCCCCCCTTCGTGCAGCTGCTCTTTAGCGCGGCGCGCGCGCTCGCCAGCGAACAGCAGGGGGCCCTGCGCGAGGCCTTCCTCGGCTTCCTGCAAAGTGCCTTCATTGCCCTGCTGAACCTCATCTTCCTGCCCCACCAGACCCTGCTTACCGTGGACGCCATCGTCCGCTCCCTGGTGCGGCGCTTTATCACAGGCCAGCGGCTGCTTGAATGGGAAACAGCGGCCGAGGCAGAAACAGCGGCAAAGCGCACGACACCCGTAGACCGTTATCTTGCTCTGATCCCTCTGTTTACGATCCTGCTGGCGGTCATCATTCTGGCCGTCTCTCCTCTCGCGCTGCTGGTGGCTGCACCCATTCTGCTGTTATGGGGCTTTTCCGGCGGCATCACTTACTGGCTCAATCAGCCTCCGCGCGATGAAGCCCGCCGGTTGTCAAAGAGCAATGAGGCCTTTCTGCTCGAACAGGCGCTGCGCATCTGGCGCTACTTTTATCAATTTGGCGGGGAAAGCCATCACTTCCTCATCCCCGACAATGTGGAAGAGGATGGGCTTTATGAGGCCGCCCGGGTGTCGCCTACCAACCTTGGGCTGCTGCTGAATGCACGGCAGGCCGCTGTCGAATTTGGTTTTCTTACAGTACCGGAATTTGCCGCACTCACTCATTCGAGCTTTGCCACCATGGCGAAGCTGGAAAAACACCGCGGACATCTGCTGAACTGGTACGACACACGCACCCTCAGGCCCTTTGAGCCTGCTTTTGTCTCGACCGTAGACAATGGCAACCTGGTGGCCTCCCTGTACACGCTGCGCGGAGGGGCGCTCTCTGTGCTCAAGACGCCTTTGGTCTCCTCCCGGCTGTTCCAGGGCCTGCATACCTTTTCCACCCTGCTGCAGAAGGAGACCTCTGGCCTGGAGAAGGGCCATGCTGCGCCTCCCGGGCCCTCCGCAGCCGCCGAAGCATGGATTGCCTGGATCATGCAGGCAGACCCCGAAGCCTGGAGCAAGCTGCCGATCAAGGAAAAAGGCGATCCCTGGTGGGCCGCAGAGATGCAGGTACGGATTCGCGCCGCGCAGACGATCGTGGAAGACTACATGCCTTGGCTGCTGCCCGAATTCGCCCCACTGCGCTCTGTTGCTCAACTGGGCCTGCGCGAGGACACCATCTTTCCTGCGTTGGAAGACGCAGCCGCCTTTGCCGACCAGCTCATCTCCCGTCTGGGGCGGGCCTGGGCTACCGATGAAGAGGCTGACAGCAACCTCTTTCTTGGGGAAAAGCTGCGCACGCTTCTGCCTGCCGCCCGCGAACGTCTGCGCGGGCTCGAACAAAGCATTCGGGCCATCGCCGAGGAGTCTTCCCGACTGATTGATGAGATGGACTTCTCCTTTCTGCTGCAAAAAGGCAGAATGCTGCTTTCCATCGGCTATGATGTGGCCGCGCAGAAAGTCCATACTGCCTGTTATGACCTTCTGGCCTCGGAAGCGCGCATCGCGTCCTTTGTCGCCATTGCAAAAGGAGATGTGCCGCAGCAGGTCTGGTTCAAAATGGCCCGCATGCATACCATGGCCTATGGCCGCATGGTGTTGCTCTCCTGGACCGGGACCATGTTTGAATACCTCATGCCAGCGCTCTGGATGCGCAGCTATCCTGACACCCTGGTCTCACGCAGCCTGTGTGCCGCCGTCAAGGTACAACAGGCATTCGGACGCGAACATCGTATTCCCTGGGGCATCTCCGAATCCGGCTATGCCGACAAGACAGAGGACGGGCACTATCACTATCAGGCATTCGGCATTCCGCAGCTTGCCCTGAAATACGACGCCACGGCCGGACCGGTGGTCTCTCCCTATTCCACCTTCCTTGCTCTGGGAGTGGACCCGGCCGAGTCCATCCGCAACCTGCACCGCATGGCCAGCCAGGGATGGGTGGGTGCCTTTGGTTTTTATGAAGCCGCCGACTACATCCATTCCAGAAAAAACCCGCAGCTGGCGCGGGAATGGATGGCGCACCATCAGGGAATGTCTCTGCTCGCACTGCTGAACCTGCTGCACGAGGATGCAGCCAAGCAGTGGTTCCACGCGAACCCGGAGCTCCAGGCCACCGAGCTGCTACTGCACGAAAAACCCATCAGCGAAGCGGCGTTGAAGCACGAATACCAGCAATTCTCGCCGCGGAAGCTGAAAAAGGCCGGTTGA
- a CDS encoding MFS transporter has protein sequence MEDTETIVPEAPVELHPRHRSLLPFLGVACGVSVSNIYYNQPLLLEMSRSLHVEHGSMGSVAVATQVGYSLGILAFVPLGDVVERRGLMVRLFAGIACSALLCAFAPTLAVLIAASVAIGLMAAVTHVIVPIAPELASDEERGRAVGTVMTGLLLGVLLARTVSGWIASFLGWRTVFFFAAAASLTFVLLMVRRLPKLPPHTPLPYRDALRSLWTLCRTQPLLRESAMLGGLAFGAFSAFWTTLVFLLGSHHYRLGAGVAGSFGVLGATGALIAPVAGRVADRHGSRAVVTLGLSLLAVGFCILWLFGYHIAGLVVGVVVLDLGMQASQIANQTRIFGLEPGARGRINTIYMTVYFLGGSLGSLFSTIAWAHWEWSGVCALGLIMLALAALLHATGVRTQPPVPLPA, from the coding sequence TTGGAAGACACAGAGACCATCGTTCCGGAAGCACCGGTTGAGCTGCACCCCCGGCACCGCAGCCTGTTGCCATTTTTGGGCGTTGCCTGCGGTGTGAGCGTTTCCAATATTTACTACAACCAGCCGCTGCTGCTGGAGATGTCCCGCAGCCTGCATGTGGAGCACGGCAGCATGGGCTCGGTCGCCGTGGCCACCCAGGTCGGCTACTCCCTCGGCATCCTCGCCTTTGTCCCGCTGGGCGACGTGGTGGAAAGGCGCGGCCTGATGGTCCGTCTTTTTGCAGGAATTGCCTGCTCGGCGCTGCTCTGCGCCTTTGCGCCGACCCTCGCGGTCCTGATTGCGGCCAGTGTCGCCATTGGACTGATGGCAGCGGTCACACACGTGATTGTCCCCATCGCCCCGGAGCTGGCCAGCGATGAGGAGCGCGGACGTGCCGTGGGCACGGTGATGACTGGCCTCCTGCTTGGGGTGTTGCTCGCCCGGACCGTTTCCGGCTGGATCGCCTCTTTTCTGGGATGGAGGACGGTCTTCTTCTTTGCCGCCGCGGCCAGCCTGACCTTTGTTCTGCTGATGGTGCGCCGACTGCCGAAGCTGCCTCCCCATACACCACTGCCCTATCGCGATGCGCTGCGCTCGCTGTGGACCTTGTGCCGCACACAGCCCCTGCTGCGTGAATCGGCAATGCTGGGAGGCCTGGCCTTCGGCGCTTTCAGCGCCTTCTGGACGACCCTGGTCTTCCTGCTTGGTTCGCACCACTATCGCCTGGGCGCAGGCGTGGCCGGCAGCTTTGGTGTACTGGGTGCTACGGGAGCACTGATTGCTCCGGTGGCTGGACGGGTAGCAGACCGGCATGGCTCGCGCGCCGTCGTCACTCTAGGGCTTAGCCTGCTGGCCGTCGGGTTCTGCATCCTCTGGCTCTTTGGCTACCACATCGCCGGACTCGTGGTTGGAGTGGTCGTGCTTGATCTGGGGATGCAGGCCAGCCAGATCGCCAACCAGACCCGCATCTTCGGCCTGGAGCCCGGAGCGCGGGGCCGCATCAACACCATCTATATGACGGTGTACTTCCTGGGAGGATCGCTCGGCTCTTTGTTTTCCACCATTGCCTGGGCACACTGGGAATGGAGCGGCGTCTGCGCCCTCGGCCTCATCATGCTGGCCCTGGCCGCCCTGCTTCATGCCACCGGTGTGCGCACCCAGCCGCCAGTCCCGCTTCCTGCCTGA
- a CDS encoding ROK family protein, translated as MYTMAGMNTFSIGVDLGGTSLRVAAFTQDWERLSAISMPTRVDAGPEAVLQDMVSAIRQLVAEHQSGREWVGTGVGCPGPLELPSGRLLTPPNLPGFEGLELKTELERRLGSPVLVECDANAAALAECHAGAGKAFGTQSLCMLTLGTGVGSGIILDGHVWHGFAGMAGEAGHVPVYLDGLPCGCGSRGCLEQYASATAIARAGRSLAVAGPHHGQDPVTARSLAESAWAGDAESEEIYRKVGQALGIGLASLVSTLNLPLYVVGGGVAAAWDLFSPAMFAAMEAHSYIYRLTKPADPSIPEKGRTTVVPARLGPDSGLLGAAMLPFFA; from the coding sequence ATGTACACTATGGCTGGCATGAACACCTTCTCCATCGGCGTGGACCTGGGCGGCACCAGTCTGCGGGTTGCAGCTTTTACTCAGGACTGGGAACGTCTCAGCGCCATTTCCATGCCCACCCGGGTGGATGCCGGCCCAGAAGCCGTGCTGCAGGATATGGTCTCCGCCATCCGACAGCTTGTGGCGGAACATCAATCTGGTCGGGAATGGGTTGGTACCGGAGTTGGATGTCCGGGGCCCCTTGAGCTTCCCTCAGGACGGCTGCTGACTCCGCCGAACCTGCCCGGCTTTGAGGGGCTGGAACTGAAGACTGAACTGGAGCGGAGGCTGGGATCTCCAGTCCTTGTGGAGTGTGATGCCAATGCCGCTGCACTGGCTGAGTGCCATGCCGGCGCCGGAAAGGCATTCGGGACCCAGTCGCTCTGCATGTTGACTCTGGGCACAGGCGTGGGAAGCGGCATCATTCTGGACGGACATGTCTGGCATGGCTTTGCCGGAATGGCTGGCGAGGCGGGACATGTACCTGTATACCTGGACGGGTTGCCCTGTGGATGCGGCAGCCGGGGTTGCCTGGAACAGTATGCCTCAGCCACTGCCATTGCCCGGGCCGGAAGAAGCCTGGCCGTGGCTGGCCCGCACCATGGACAAGACCCGGTAACAGCACGCAGTCTGGCCGAAAGCGCCTGGGCGGGCGATGCGGAATCTGAAGAAATTTATCGAAAGGTAGGACAGGCACTGGGCATCGGGCTGGCCAGCCTGGTCAGCACCCTGAATCTTCCTTTGTATGTGGTAGGAGGAGGAGTCGCGGCGGCCTGGGACCTCTTTTCGCCCGCCATGTTCGCCGCGATGGAGGCCCATAGCTATATCTATCGTTTGACAAAGCCTGCAGATCCCAGCATTCCTGAGAAAGGACGTACGACAGTGGTCCCGGCCCGGCTGGGGCCAGATTCGGGCCTTCTGGGGGCCGCCATGCTGCCCTTTTTTGCATAA
- the recA gene encoding recombinase RecA, with amino-acid sequence MAADDRTRAVELALSQIEKQFGKGSIMRLGSKEAVAPVSTISTGSISFDAALGVGGVPRGRVIEIFGPESSGKTTVTLQIIAEAQKQGGMAAFVDAEHALDPVYAKKLGVDVDNLLVSQPDYGEQALEITEALVRSGAIDVLVVDSVAALVPKAELDGEMGDSHVGLQARLMSQALRKLTGTVSKSRTCLIFINQIREKIGVMFGNPETTTGGRALKFYSSVRIDIRRISAVKEGENVVGARTKVKIVKNKVAAPFREAEFDILYGEGISREGDVLDLAVANNIVEKSGAWYSYAGERIGQGRENVRQYLKDNKETFARIDAELRQKLKIAAPAPAEVPPVPVNGATAAQEAVRGARRQ; translated from the coding sequence GTGGCAGCAGATGACCGTACCCGCGCAGTAGAACTGGCGCTTTCACAGATTGAGAAACAGTTTGGCAAGGGCTCAATTATGCGCCTTGGCAGCAAGGAGGCCGTGGCGCCTGTCTCCACCATCTCTACCGGCTCGATCTCCTTTGACGCAGCACTCGGTGTGGGTGGAGTGCCCCGGGGACGCGTGATTGAGATTTTTGGTCCGGAATCCTCAGGAAAAACTACGGTCACGCTCCAGATCATTGCTGAAGCACAGAAGCAAGGCGGGATGGCGGCCTTTGTGGATGCTGAACACGCACTGGATCCGGTCTATGCGAAAAAGCTGGGCGTGGATGTGGACAACCTGCTTGTCTCGCAGCCCGATTACGGGGAGCAGGCGCTGGAAATCACCGAGGCGCTGGTCCGCTCCGGTGCCATTGACGTCCTCGTAGTGGACTCGGTCGCAGCTCTGGTCCCCAAGGCCGAACTGGACGGCGAGATGGGCGACTCGCATGTGGGACTTCAGGCGCGTCTGATGTCGCAGGCGTTGCGCAAACTCACGGGCACGGTCTCCAAATCACGGACCTGCCTGATCTTCATCAACCAGATCCGCGAAAAGATCGGGGTGATGTTCGGCAATCCGGAAACGACGACCGGAGGCCGCGCGCTCAAGTTTTACTCCTCTGTACGCATTGATATCCGGCGTATCTCCGCGGTCAAAGAGGGGGAAAACGTTGTCGGCGCACGGACCAAGGTCAAGATTGTAAAGAACAAGGTGGCCGCACCCTTCCGCGAGGCCGAGTTCGACATTCTTTATGGCGAAGGCATCTCGCGTGAAGGCGATGTTCTGGACCTGGCGGTAGCAAACAATATCGTCGAAAAGTCCGGCGCATGGTATAGCTATGCGGGCGAACGCATCGGTCAGGGCCGGGAAAATGTACGCCAGTACCTGAAAGACAACAAAGAAACCTTTGCCCGCATTGACGCTGAACTGCGCCAGAAGCTTAAGATAGCCGCACCCGCTCCGGCAGAAGTCCCACCCGTCCCGGTAAACGGTGCAACCGCCGCGCAGGAAGCGGTACGGGGCGCGAGACGGCAGTGA
- a CDS encoding acyl-CoA carboxylase subunit beta yields MSAPDEAKLNNVLTSTLDPGSPRARSHTAAMTALVASIRAQEAQIREGGGAKAIEAQHAKKRLTARERIALLLDPGTDLFELGLFAAFGMYEEWGGAPAAGVITGLGRVAGRLCMIIANDATVKAGAFFPMTAKKVIRAQTIAMENRIPTLYLVDSAGVFLPLQEDVFPDQDDFGRIFRNNAVMSAMGIPQMTAIMGMCVAGGAYLPVMTDHVLMTEGSGLFLAGPALVQAAIGQKYSAEELGGAAMHAQISGTVDYKEPNDHLCIARLRSLVSRVGQRPGAPFARAPFDPERDAPRYPASDLYALLDPDPAKGSASGYDMHEVIARLVDRSAFDEYRPEYGRTLLCGYAHIGGTAVGIVANQKTSQPQTSHTGEKRMEFGGVIYSESADKAARFIMDCNQNLVPLIFLHDVNGFMVGRDAEWSGIIRSGAKMVSAVSNSVVPKISVILGGSYGAGNYAMCGKAYDPRFIFAWPTARYAVMSGSSAAQTLVEIKLRQLEREGKKLSEKEKEELLASIKATYEEQTDCRYAAARLWVDAILDPAKTREALMLALEAASLNPDAPVFRAGVLQT; encoded by the coding sequence ATGTCTGCACCGGATGAAGCCAAGCTGAACAACGTTCTTACGTCAACACTCGACCCTGGCAGTCCACGGGCCAGGAGCCATACTGCGGCCATGACGGCCCTGGTGGCCAGCATTCGCGCGCAGGAAGCGCAGATCCGCGAAGGTGGAGGCGCAAAGGCCATCGAGGCGCAGCACGCCAAAAAGCGCCTGACAGCGCGGGAACGCATTGCGCTGCTGCTCGATCCTGGAACCGACCTGTTCGAACTGGGGCTGTTTGCCGCCTTCGGCATGTATGAAGAGTGGGGCGGTGCCCCGGCGGCCGGCGTGATCACGGGACTGGGGCGGGTGGCCGGGCGTCTGTGCATGATTATCGCCAATGACGCGACGGTCAAAGCCGGGGCCTTTTTCCCCATGACGGCAAAGAAGGTCATCCGCGCGCAGACCATCGCGATGGAAAACCGCATCCCCACTCTGTATCTGGTGGATTCCGCGGGTGTCTTTTTGCCCCTGCAGGAAGATGTCTTTCCGGACCAGGACGACTTTGGACGCATCTTCCGCAACAATGCAGTGATGTCGGCGATGGGCATTCCGCAGATGACGGCCATCATGGGCATGTGCGTGGCCGGAGGCGCGTATCTTCCGGTGATGACGGACCATGTGCTGATGACCGAAGGCAGCGGACTCTTCCTGGCCGGCCCTGCGCTGGTGCAGGCAGCCATCGGACAGAAGTATTCCGCCGAGGAGCTGGGCGGAGCGGCCATGCACGCACAGATCTCCGGCACAGTGGACTACAAAGAACCCAATGACCACCTGTGTATTGCGCGGCTGCGCTCGCTTGTCTCCAGAGTCGGCCAAAGGCCGGGCGCTCCCTTTGCCCGCGCGCCGTTTGACCCGGAAAGGGATGCGCCCCGATATCCGGCCTCGGACCTGTATGCGCTGCTTGATCCTGATCCGGCAAAAGGCTCGGCCAGCGGCTATGACATGCATGAAGTCATCGCCCGCCTCGTAGACCGCAGTGCATTCGACGAATACCGGCCCGAGTATGGGCGCACGCTTCTGTGCGGCTATGCGCACATCGGGGGGACGGCCGTAGGCATTGTCGCCAACCAGAAGACCTCCCAGCCGCAGACCAGCCATACCGGGGAAAAGCGGATGGAATTTGGTGGCGTCATCTATTCTGAAAGCGCGGACAAGGCGGCGCGCTTCATCATGGACTGCAATCAGAACCTTGTGCCGCTGATTTTTCTCCACGATGTCAATGGCTTTATGGTGGGACGCGATGCGGAATGGAGCGGCATTATCCGTTCGGGAGCAAAGATGGTCAGCGCTGTTTCCAACTCGGTGGTCCCCAAGATCAGCGTCATCCTGGGCGGATCGTATGGAGCAGGCAATTACGCCATGTGCGGAAAGGCCTATGATCCACGCTTTATTTTTGCCTGGCCCACGGCACGCTATGCGGTGATGAGCGGCAGCTCGGCCGCCCAGACCCTGGTGGAAATCAAACTGCGACAACTGGAGCGCGAGGGCAAAAAACTCAGCGAGAAGGAAAAAGAAGAGCTGCTGGCTTCCATCAAGGCCACCTATGAGGAGCAGACCGACTGCCGCTACGCCGCTGCCCGCCTCTGGGTGGATGCAATCCTTGATCCGGCAAAGACACGCGAGGCCCTGATGCTGGCGCTTGAGGCGGCTTCTTTGAATCCCGATGCTCCCGTATTTCGCGCCGGAGTTTTGCAGACCTGA
- the secG gene encoding preprotein translocase subunit SecG, protein MFYLVLAIHVLVCIFLVIVILLQQGKSADLAGAFGGQGSQTAFGPRGAANVLTRITTWCAVIFMLTSIGLTILMQKRTGGHSVLEGTGTTQSTPAKK, encoded by the coding sequence ATGTTCTATCTTGTTTTAGCCATCCATGTCCTGGTCTGTATTTTCCTGGTCATCGTCATTCTGCTCCAGCAGGGCAAGAGCGCTGATCTTGCCGGCGCATTTGGCGGCCAGGGCTCGCAGACGGCCTTCGGTCCGCGGGGGGCGGCCAATGTGCTGACGCGCATTACCACCTGGTGTGCAGTGATTTTTATGCTGACTTCCATTGGATTGACGATCCTGATGCAGAAGCGCACCGGTGGACATTCGGTCCTGGAAGGAACAGGGACCACGCAGTCTACTCCGGCAAAGAAATAG